From the Pyrinomonadaceae bacterium genome, one window contains:
- a CDS encoding VOC family protein, with protein sequence MAIQLDHIMIPSRDKVAAARLLGELLGVPWSETTVGPFSAVYINDGLTFDFDEWTDPFPLIHYCFRVGADEFDAILERIKAAGIAYRSNVHGSVDFRINTFNGGRGVYWNEPDGHQWEMLTVSYARET encoded by the coding sequence ATGGCAATTCAACTCGATCACATAATGATTCCGTCGCGCGACAAAGTCGCCGCTGCCAGGCTGCTCGGAGAGTTGCTCGGAGTGCCGTGGTCGGAAACGACCGTCGGCCCATTCTCGGCCGTGTACATCAATGATGGATTGACGTTCGACTTTGATGAATGGACGGATCCGTTTCCGCTGATTCACTACTGCTTTCGCGTCGGGGCAGATGAATTCGACGCGATTCTTGAACGGATCAAAGCCGCCGGCATAGCGTATCGCAGCAATGTTCACGGCTCGGTCGATTTTCGAATCAACACTTTCAATGGCGGCCGGGGCGTGTACTGGAACGAACCTGACGGACATCAATGGGAGATGTTAACCGTTAGTTACGCGCGCGAAACCTAG